A region from the Brassica napus cultivar Da-Ae chromosome C8, Da-Ae, whole genome shotgun sequence genome encodes:
- the LOC106368145 gene encoding carbon catabolite repressor protein 4 homolog 2-like, translating to MLSVIRVHLPSEIPIVGCELTPYVLVRRPDKSAATEDVPESSPLEGYFLRYRWFRVQSDKKVTICSVHPTEQATLQCVFCSKRPALVSKSYHCSPKCFTDAWQHHKTLHERAAAENGNSEEDNNNDLSRANSAASGVLASTLSASMSSLNGPPTPFYPSSIAQKNGGETLVEVGGCKTYTPTADDIGYVLKFECVVAVAESKQSVGHPSTIMTSRVIPAPSPRPRRLIPVNGADVVGGHLDQDGRIQSAGSFTVLSYNILSDTSASSELYSYCPTWALSWPYRRQNLLREIVAYRADVVCLQEVQSDHFHEIFAPELDKHGYQALYKRKTNEVLSGSTSAIDGCATFFRRDRFAHVKKYDVEFNKAAQSLTEAIIPPAQKRSALNRLVKDNIALIVVLEAKFGNQPTDASGKRQLICVANTHVNVQQELKDVKLWQVHTLLKGLEKIAASADIPMLVCGDFNTLPGSAPHSLLVYGKVDPQHPDLLVDPLGILRPQTKLTHQLPLVSAYSSFVRSVMGIGLEQHRRKMDLNTNEPLFTNCTRDFIGTHDYIFYTADTLMVESLLELLDEDGLRKDTALPSPEWSSSHIALLAEFRCMPRTRR from the exons ATGCTTAGCGTGATCCGAGTTCACCTCCCTTCCGAAATTCCCATCGTGGGCTGCGAGCTAACCCCTTACGTCCTCGTCCGCCGCCCCGATAAGTCCGCCGCCACCGAAGATGTCCCTGAGTCTTCTCCCCTCGAAGGCTACTTCCTCCGATACAGATG GTTTCGTGTACAGAGCGATAAGAAAGTAACGATCTGCAGCGTCCACCCGACGGAGCAAGCCACTTTGCAATGCGTCTTCTGCTCGAAGCGTCCAGCTCTCGTCTCCAAAAGCTACCACTGCTCTCCCAAATGCTTTACCGACGCGTGGCAGCACCACAAGACTCTGCACGAGCGTGCAGCCGCTGAGAACGGTAACAGCGAAGAAGATAATAATAATGACTTGTCACGTGCCAACAGCGCCGCCTCTGGTGTCCTCGCCAGCACCTTGTCTGCTTCAATGTCGAGTCTCAACGGGCCACCGACGCCGTTTTATCCTTCTAGCATCGCGCAGAAGAACGGAGGAGAGACGCTGGTCGAGGTCGGGGGTTGCAAAACGTACACGCCGACGGCTGATGATATTGGCTACGTGTTGAAGTTCGAGTGTGTGGTGGCTGTTGCCGAGAGTAAGCAGTCTGTGGGGCATCCTAGTACGATTATGACTTCGCGTGTGATTCCTGCTCCTTCTCCGAGGCCTCGGAGGCTTATCCCTGTTAATGGAGCTGATGTGGTGGGTGGTCACTTGGATCAAGATGGTCGGATTCAGTCTGCAGGATCGTTCACTGTTCTTTCTTACAATATATTGTCTGATACTTCTGCGAGTAGCGAGCTTTACAGTTACTGTCCTACTTGGGCTCTTTCTTGGCCTTATAGAAGGCAGAATTTGTTGAGGGAGATTGTTGCTTATCGAGCTGATGTTGTCTGCCTTCAAGAG GTACAAAGTGATCATTTCCATGAAATTTTTGCTCCGGAGTTGGATAAGCATGGGTATCAAGCTCTTTACAAGAGGAAGACTAATGAG GTTCTCAGCGGAAGTACAAGTGCAATTGATGGATGTGCAACGTTTTTCAGAAGGGATAGATTTGCACATGTCAAGAAATATGAT GTTGAATTCAACAAGGCTGCTCAGTCTTTGACTGAGGCTATCATCCCTCCTGCTCAGAAGAGAAGTGCTTTAAACCGACTTGTGAAG GATAACATTGCGTTGATAGTTGTTCTTGAAGCGAAGTTTGGTAATCAACCTACTGATGCCTCTGGGAAGCGCCAGCTTATCTGTGTG GCAAACACACATGTTAATGTTCAACAAGAGCTGAAGGACGTGAAGCTCTGGCAG GTTCATACGTTATTAAAGGGGCTAGAGAAAATAGCGGCTAGTGCTGATATTCCCATGCTTGTATGTGGAGACTTCAATACGCTTCCCGGGAG TGCTCCTCATTCACTTCTTGTATATGGAAAGGTTGACCCACAACACCCAGATCTATTGGTTGATCCCCTTGGGATCCTGCGTCCTCAAACCAAACTGACTCATCAACTGCCTCTG GTGAGTGCGTACTCATCGTTTGTGAGATCAGTAATGGGTATTGGATTGGAACAACACAGAAGGAAAATGGATCTTAATACGAACGAGCCTTTGTTTACCAATTGCACAAGGGACTTCATTGGCACTCAtgactatatat